From Streptomyces sp. HUAS MG91, the proteins below share one genomic window:
- a CDS encoding response regulator transcription factor, whose product MIKVLIADDQMMVREGFSVLLGAMPDIEVVGEAVNGVEAVARVRDLNPDVVLMDIRMPEMNGIDATREIAAAATATKVLVLTTFDLDEYVYEALRAGASGFLLKDASARQLADGVRVVAAGEALLAPSVTRRLITEFSKLSDTPRLPAAQNPGAYGELTDRETEVLVLIAQGLSNAEIAERLVVAESTIKTHVSRILVKLGLRDRTQAAVFAYEARLVTPG is encoded by the coding sequence ATGATCAAGGTACTGATCGCCGACGACCAGATGATGGTCCGCGAGGGGTTCTCGGTGCTGCTGGGCGCGATGCCCGACATCGAGGTCGTCGGCGAGGCCGTCAACGGCGTCGAGGCGGTCGCCCGCGTCCGCGACCTGAACCCCGACGTCGTCCTGATGGACATCCGCATGCCCGAGATGAACGGCATCGACGCGACCCGCGAGATCGCCGCCGCCGCGACGGCGACGAAGGTGCTCGTCCTGACCACCTTCGACCTCGACGAGTACGTGTACGAGGCACTGCGCGCCGGCGCCTCCGGGTTCCTCCTCAAGGACGCCTCCGCGCGCCAACTCGCCGACGGCGTAAGGGTGGTGGCGGCCGGCGAGGCGCTGCTCGCGCCGAGCGTGACCCGCCGCCTGATCACCGAGTTCTCCAAGCTGTCCGACACCCCGAGGCTCCCGGCGGCGCAGAACCCGGGCGCGTACGGCGAACTCACCGACCGCGAGACCGAGGTCCTCGTCCTCATCGCGCAGGGCCTGTCGAACGCGGAGATCGCCGAGCGGCTCGTCGTCGCCGAGTCGACGATCAAGACCCACGTCAGCCGCATCCTGGTGAAACTGGGCCTGCGCGACCGCACCCAGGCGGCCGTCTTCGCGTACGAGGCCCGGCTGGTGACGCCCGGTTGA
- a CDS encoding histidine kinase, which translates to MTETTPTTGPRERSPEFSFVQSALRGLRADLFRDVRAYRPLPRLATDGPLAQLFPEQIRRELDILPHIVVVCLALLSAAVGATAAVGEYGSLVLGSIAAVPVALTLVRPVLAWWVSLAAAPVLAIESGDLYPWASGSIMAHTVVMAIVAARTRPRTAAWMWVLSGVYGVLAGEALGGWYDSDAAPMALLSGIVLALVVLIQANRTTRRQVVAERTVTAVERDKRTLLEERTTIARELHDVVAHHMSVVAIQAEAAPYRVENPPPELEQAFATIRENAVAALTELRRVLGVVRVDSAAYPTAPDAPQPTLADLDRLLENVREAGLTVTKTVTGAVRDLPPGVELSAYRIVQEALSNTLRHAPGAEAAVDIGYVLGGLGLRVVNGPPTGLVKPSPGAGHGITGMRERVSMLSGVMTAGGTEDGGYEVTVFVPVATAPEADA; encoded by the coding sequence ATGACCGAGACGACCCCCACCACGGGCCCCCGAGAGCGCAGCCCCGAGTTCAGCTTCGTGCAGTCGGCGCTGCGCGGCCTGCGCGCGGACCTCTTCCGGGACGTACGGGCCTACCGCCCGCTCCCGCGCCTGGCGACGGACGGCCCGCTCGCCCAGCTCTTCCCCGAGCAGATACGGCGTGAGCTGGACATCCTGCCGCACATCGTCGTCGTGTGCCTGGCGCTGCTCAGCGCGGCGGTCGGCGCGACGGCCGCCGTCGGGGAGTACGGCTCGCTGGTGCTGGGGTCGATCGCGGCCGTGCCCGTGGCCCTGACCCTGGTGCGCCCGGTGCTCGCCTGGTGGGTCTCGCTCGCCGCCGCCCCGGTCCTCGCGATCGAGAGCGGCGACCTCTACCCGTGGGCGAGCGGCAGCATCATGGCGCACACGGTGGTGATGGCGATCGTCGCCGCCCGCACCCGCCCCCGTACGGCGGCCTGGATGTGGGTGCTCAGCGGGGTGTACGGGGTGCTTGCCGGGGAGGCGCTCGGCGGCTGGTACGACAGCGACGCGGCGCCGATGGCCCTGCTCTCCGGCATCGTGCTCGCCCTCGTCGTGCTGATCCAGGCCAACCGCACCACCAGACGCCAGGTCGTCGCCGAGCGCACGGTCACCGCCGTCGAGCGCGACAAGCGCACCCTGCTGGAGGAGCGCACGACCATCGCCCGCGAACTGCACGACGTCGTCGCCCACCACATGTCGGTGGTGGCGATCCAGGCGGAGGCGGCCCCCTACCGCGTCGAGAACCCGCCGCCCGAGCTGGAGCAGGCCTTCGCCACGATCCGGGAGAACGCGGTGGCGGCCCTCACCGAACTGCGCCGGGTCCTGGGCGTCGTACGGGTGGACTCCGCCGCGTACCCGACGGCGCCGGACGCGCCGCAGCCCACGCTCGCCGACCTCGACCGGCTCCTGGAGAACGTGCGGGAGGCGGGCCTGACCGTCACCAAGACCGTCACCGGCGCGGTCCGCGACCTGCCGCCCGGCGTCGAGCTGTCCGCGTACCGGATCGTGCAGGAGGCGCTGAGCAACACCCTGCGCCACGCGCCCGGCGCCGAGGCCGCCGTCGACATCGGCTACGTGCTCGGCGGGCTCGGCCTGCGCGTCGTCAACGGCCCGCCCACCGGCCTGGTCAAGCCGTCCCCCGGCGCCGGACACGGCATCACCGGCATGCGCGAACGGGTCTCCATGCTCAGCGGCGTGATGACGGCGGGCGGGACGGAGGACGGCGGCTACGAGGTCACGGTCTTCGTGCCCGTCGCCACCGCGCCGGAGGCCGACGCATGA